In Candidatus Afararchaeum irisae, the genomic window GACCTCGACACGGACAGGGACAGGGACAGGGATCAGTAGAGACACAGGCTGTATTCCCTCTCTCTGTGTCCTTTCTCGACTTCGACCCAGTTCTCGTTGAGGAGCCAGCCGAGAGCCTGAGAGACGTCCTCTGTATCCATACCCGTCTTCTGACTCAGCTCTTCTGACGTAGCCTTTTCGTCTCCGAGGGCTTCGATGACTTCCCTCACACAGCCGACCATATCTATATCTGACTCTACGGTTCCGTCCATCTCCCCCTCCGCCTCCGCGACACGTAGTATAGTTTCGAGGGCGACGTCCGACGAGACAGAGACCGAGTCTATACCCGTCTCGACGAGAAACTCAGCGTATCCTTCGTGGGTGCTCGGAGCGTCGCCACAGATTCCGGTGTGGAGACCCAGTATCTTCGCCTTCTCGACGAGCGACTTCACCGACCTCTTGACGGCGACGTCCCTCTCGTCGAAGAGCTCCGAGAGCCTGTCGCTGTTTCTGTCGACACCGAGTGTTAGCTGTGTCAGGTCGTTGGTTCCGACAGAGAAGCCGTCGAAGTTCTGCGCGAAGCCGTCGGCGGCGACGACGTTCGACGGAACCTCAGCCATGACGTAGATATCTATGTCGCCCTCGTCGAGACCGTACTCCCGCATCTTCTCACGTACCCTCTCGCCCTCCTCGACGGTTCGGCAGAAAGGAACCATCACCTTGAGGTTGTCGAGACCGAGGCTGTCTATCGCCCTCCTTATGGCTCTACATTCGAGTTCGAACGCCGCCGAGAACTCGTCGTCGTAGTAACGTGACGCCCCCCTGAATCCGAGCATCGGGTTCGACTCCTCGGTCTCGTACTCGTCTCCTCCTCTGAGCTCTGCGTACTCGTCCGACTTGAAGTCGCTGAGACGGAGTACGACGTTGTCGGGGTAGAACGCCGCTCCTATCTTCCCGACCCCCGACCTGAGAGACTCGACGTACTCGTCCTCTCTTCCCTCGTCCATCAGCTTGAGTGGATGTACGCCGACCTCCGACGAGATTATGAACTCCTCACGTGCGAGACCCACTCCGTCTACGGGAAGCTGTGCGACCTCGAACGCCTTAGACGGCACGCCTATGTTGACGAGAACCTCAGTATCTGTCTCCGGAATCTCGTCGAGTCTGTGTGTCTCGACCTCGAAGTCGAGAACCCCCGACCAGACCTTTCCCTCCGACTCCGAGGCGTCGACTGTGACCTCGTCGCCCGTCTCTATCACAGACGTACCGTCGTCGGTCCCTATCACAGCCGGAATACCGAGTTCGCGCGAGACTATCGCGGCGTGGGACGTCCTTCCACCCTTGTCTGTGACTATCGCCGCGGCTTTCTTCATTATGGGCTCCCAGTCGGGGTCTGTCCTCGAAGTAACCAGAACCTCGTCTTCACCGAACTCGTCGATCTCGTCCGGCGACTCTAAGACGCGTGCGACTCCCGCACCTATCCTCGACCCTACCGCGCTGCCTCTCGACAGGACCTCCGACTCGTCGCTGAGACGGTACTTCTCTACTACGTTCGGGTCACGCTCCGACTCGACAGTCTCGGGTCTCGCCTGTATCACGAAAACTTCGTCGGTGTCTCCGTCGAGTATCCATTCGACGTCCATGGGTCTGCCGTAATGCTCCTCGACACGCATTCCGTACTCTGCTACCTCTCTGACCCGTTCGTCGGAGACACAGAAAGACTCCGAGTCTTCGTCTGGCACTTCGACTCTGACGTTTTCTCCCCCGCGTCTCACGAGCTTCTCCTGCTTG contains:
- the ppsA gene encoding phosphoenolpyruvate synthase produces the protein MSRVLWFDEIGSGDTASVGGKSANLGVLANEVDVPVLPGFATTAEAYDDYIRHNDLDDEIRETLSGIDTHDTADLRRRGSKIRSLILGGEIPDDLRDEIAESYSELSDRLGVEVENPGVAVRSSATAEDLPGASFAGQQETFLNVSGTEEVVGSVKGCYASLFTDRAISYREDKGFDHLEVKLSAAVQKMGNAGEGVSGVTFTIDPDTGFENALVINASYGFGDLVVQGEINPDEFTVFKQNLGIIERRLGDKQEKLVRRGGENVRVEVPDEDSESFCVSDERVREVAEYGMRVEEHYGRPMDVEWILDGDTDEVFVIQARPETVESERDPNVVEKYRLSDESEVLSRGSAVGSRIGAGVARVLESPDEIDEFGEDEVLVTSRTDPDWEPIMKKAAAIVTDKGGRTSHAAIVSRELGIPAVIGTDDGTSVIETGDEVTVDASESEGKVWSGVLDFEVETHRLDEIPETDTEVLVNIGVPSKAFEVAQLPVDGVGLAREEFIISSEVGVHPLKLMDEGREDEYVESLRSGVGKIGAAFYPDNVVLRLSDFKSDEYAELRGGDEYETEESNPMLGFRGASRYYDDEFSAAFELECRAIRRAIDSLGLDNLKVMVPFCRTVEEGERVREKMREYGLDEGDIDIYVMAEVPSNVVAADGFAQNFDGFSVGTNDLTQLTLGVDRNSDRLSELFDERDVAVKRSVKSLVEKAKILGLHTGICGDAPSTHEGYAEFLVETGIDSVSVSSDVALETILRVAEAEGEMDGTVESDIDMVGCVREVIEALGDEKATSEELSQKTGMDTEDVSQALGWLLNENWVEVEKGHREREYSLCLY